The Methylocystis sp. ATCC 49242 region CGTCGTCGAAAGGAGCGCTCCAGGCCTCGCCGGAATTGGCGAGACAGCAGTTCGCCAGAAAAAGAATCGTTGCCGCCTTCTTCATTCGCCTGCCCTTCGAACTGAATGAAACTGGCCGATTGTAGGCGCGTCCGCCTCTGTGAGCTTGTGCGCATGAGCACAATGCGCGCCTACTTCCTTCTCGTCCGGGATTTCTTCGCGTCCGCCGCTCGTGCGGCGCCGAGCGCCAGCGCGGCCCAGCGGCGAAATTCGCGTTCGTCCTCCAGCGCCTCGTGCGGCAGGCTCCAATAGGAAATTGTCACGGGCCCGTTCTTGCCCTGATAGACGAAAGGACTGGAGCCGGCCGCCTCGAATTGCGGCGCCGTTTCCTTGTCCGCCTTCAAATAGATTTCGCCATCGGTTTCGATCGCGAAGAAAAGCCCGTCGGCGTAAATTCCGTGGCCGCCGAACATGCGTTTGACCTTGACCGGACCAAGGGGCGCGAAAAGCTCCTCGATCCGGTCTCGGTCCATTCGATCAGCCTCCGGCTGCGCGCAGCGCCCTGCCGGCGTTGATCGCGGCGGAGGTCGCCGCTTCGTCGCCCGGCTCGATGAGGCCGAAGACGTCAGCTTCGGCAGTCGCTTCATTTACCGGCGCCGGCGGCGCGTTTTCAACGCCGGGCTCGCCCATTTCGGCCCTCGGTTCCCCTGCCGTGACCCCTTCGGGAGCGGCACCCGGCAGGGTGCGCGTCGTGCGCATCGCCCTCGACAGGTCGACCGACGGCGCTTCCGGCTCGGGACCAGAACGACGCATTTTCATCGCGAGCTTCTTGAGAGCGGAAACCGGTTCGTCGGCGCCCTCCGCGGCGGCCGGTTTGCTCTCGACCTTTTTGGCGATCGGCGCGGGCGACGCCTTATCGTCTGAGCCCTTGCCCGCCGACCGCAGGCTGGTGAACTTGCCGAGCAGGACGCTGACCGCCGATTTTTCCCGGGGCGCCCCCGATTTCGGCGTGACGCCCGACTCGACCTTGGACGCCGCCAAATCTCCGGCCGCCTGCGTCGGCGCGGCAACGGATTTATCCCCCTTGGCGGCGAACCGCGCGTGCAGCGTCGGCAGCAGGCGGGCGAAGAGCGAATGCTTCGCTTCCGCGGACGTCGCGGGCGCTTCCTTCTCCGGCGCCGGCGTCTCGATCCGGGCGGTTTTCGCCGGAGCAGACGCCGCCTCGGCCGAGGACCGCTTGCGCCTCATCCAGACCAGGACGCTGCCGATCGCGGCGACCGCAAACAGGCCCACCTTCCAGAGCTTGGCGATGAGGACCAGAATCGTCACCGCGACCGGCGCTTTCGGGGCCTCCGCCTCTACCGGCGCGATGGGCGCGATCGATTTTGCGGAGACGTCGCGCGTCAGGAGATCGGCGGCGGCGTAAGGCGCAACCTTGTCGGCGGCGAGATCGACCTCCTCATAGGCCTTGCCGCGGTCGTAAACGATTGTCTCGACGAGCGCGGCGGCTTCGCCCTTCAGGCGTTCGGCCTGCTCCCCGCTATCGGCGAGACTGACCTTGATCGCGCCCTGCCGGCCCAGCGCCCAGGCCTCGCAATTGAAGAATCGATCGGCGCCGCCCGGCTCGGTCTGCGTCTCGATGCTCACGCAGGCCGAGAGCCGCTTGCGGGCGTCGAGCGCCGGCGGAGTCAGCCAGCCGCCGAGCGTCACTGGCGGCTGACCCACGCCGCCGCGCTGCGCATTCACTTCCGGGAGGCTCGCTTCGAAGGCGGCGAGGAGCTTCTCGGGCTGCAACGCCTCGGGCTCGCTTGCCTTGATGTAGCCGTCATCGAGAAGCTCGACGGTCGCGAGCCAATCCAGCTTGTCCACACCCGGCGCAACAAGCCCCTGCGCGCCCGAACGCAGGTCGAGCCCCGCCTCCCTGGCGATCTTGCGCGCCGGCTCCAGCGGGATGAAGACACGGCCCGCAGGCAACCACATGGTGGCGCGATCGGCGATACGGACTTCGGCCGGGCCCTTGACGCCCTCCGCGAACAGCGCGGCAATACGGGCTTCAGCCGCGGCAGTCTGATCCTGCGCGGGCTCGCCCGGCGCTGGCGCCTGAGCCGCCGTCGCATTGTCGTTCGCAGCGGGCGGCGCGACTTCCGACTCGATCGTGGCCTGTTCGGCGGCGGACGCCGGAGATTCAGCCGCGGGCGGCTGCTCAGAGGCCTGCGCAGCGCTCGCGACCGGCGTTGCGCCAGCTTGCAGGGCCG contains the following coding sequences:
- a CDS encoding DUF2167 domain-containing protein → MVQEITPPSQEETQEIIYEMPPMRPVKKSVYLTEPGVSPGADVVRGGEPARRVGPVKVVEPAKMSAPVKMREAAKTVEPPKTVEPVRPAATTPMAAPAPSPEQPIAQAAPEPEAETAPGGQPLTDASPPAEAAVASQTSINPPAPENREVSKPGGETPEPAQAEAEAEAAAPEPIAATIRPPLMTEHPTQKSLVGAGQPSAKLQLQSASTEAPALVPGLKPALQAGATPVASAAQASEQPPAAESPASAAEQATIESEVAPPAANDNATAAQAPAPGEPAQDQTAAAEARIAALFAEGVKGPAEVRIADRATMWLPAGRVFIPLEPARKIAREAGLDLRSGAQGLVAPGVDKLDWLATVELLDDGYIKASEPEALQPEKLLAAFEASLPEVNAQRGGVGQPPVTLGGWLTPPALDARKRLSACVSIETQTEPGGADRFFNCEAWALGRQGAIKVSLADSGEQAERLKGEAAALVETIVYDRGKAYEEVDLAADKVAPYAAADLLTRDVSAKSIAPIAPVEAEAPKAPVAVTILVLIAKLWKVGLFAVAAIGSVLVWMRRKRSSAEAASAPAKTARIETPAPEKEAPATSAEAKHSLFARLLPTLHARFAAKGDKSVAAPTQAAGDLAASKVESGVTPKSGAPREKSAVSVLLGKFTSLRSAGKGSDDKASPAPIAKKVESKPAAAEGADEPVSALKKLAMKMRRSGPEPEAPSVDLSRAMRTTRTLPGAAPEGVTAGEPRAEMGEPGVENAPPAPVNEATAEADVFGLIEPGDEAATSAAINAGRALRAAGG
- a CDS encoding TfoX/Sxy family protein, with translation MDRDRIEELFAPLGPVKVKRMFGGHGIYADGLFFAIETDGEIYLKADKETAPQFEAAGSSPFVYQGKNGPVTISYWSLPHEALEDEREFRRWAALALGAARAADAKKSRTRRK